The segment CCTGTGAGAGTTTCATTCCACCCTCAATGATATTTCTACCCATGCGCTGAAAAACATTGTTCTAATACTCATTTTATGTTACAAGTTTGCAGAAAATATTAATGGGTTcaacatgtgttttttttttgtgggagacATTTTTTGGGGTGATGCAACATATATATTCATCTACCCATGCCAAGTGGAAATTGAGCACAACCAAGTTCGAGTTGTTGAACCAATGAGCTTTATTGGAGTTACATACATGACTAAGAGGAAAGAGTAAATGAGAGCCCAAGGGACTCAAAGACAATTGCCATCCTGAAACTTAAAACCAGCATATGATACAGATTATGAATACTGGACACTGGGAGCAAAATACATAACTATAAGAATATCTACAGGATAAAGAGCATCCTATCTTTATGGCTCAGTTTGTCAAATCCTCTTTTAAGAAGCATAATTTGTCTGAGTAAATTATTTTGAGTTACACAGAAGGCTGTCAGTTTCATTAGCTATTCTGAAGTATGTATTTCTTGCCTTAACCAGCTTCTCTTTGAAATAGATCATTTCAGTCTCCAGGAAACGTTACTCAATTCCATATtcttctagcttctccattgtgtCTTCATGATGACGTATTTGACAGTGAACAAGTAAAACTTTTTATGAAAGATTCCCTTCATTGTCACATGTTCAGTTTCTCTCAGCATAAACCCTGAGTAGTTTCTAAGATTTGAGCATTAATTAAACACTTTTACAAGTTtctcatgtataaaataaataataattctcTAGTGTGGAGCTTCAAGTGTTGCAAACAATATGACTTGGACAAAGTCCATGCCACATTTTTTCCAGTGGATACTTTTTTTCTGACTATAAATTTCAAGGTATTCTTTTAGATCTGAGATTTGGGTAAAAACCTTTCCTCATACATTACATTtctgagttttgggttttttttgttttttgtcttataTGCATTCTTTGATGTATTCTAATCAATAAGCCAATACCAAAAGATTTGTACATTTACTACATTTGTAAGGACTCTCTTATATGTAGTCTCTGATAAATTCTAAGATGATCTTTccttgggaaaggatttttctcATTCACTTCATTTGTCTTCACAACAAATTGTCTTCACATTCTCTGTTGAGGGCTAAGATTTTTTCTGACTAAAGAATTTATCACATTcactatatttttaagtttttttttcttgcatggaTTCTCTAATGAATTATAAGACTGCTTTTCAAGGTAAAGCACTTATCATATTCACtgtatttgtaaggtttctctcctgtatgaattctttgATGAATAAGAAGATTTCCTTTTTGGGTAAAGGTTGCGCCACATTcgctacatttgtaaggtttctcaccTGTATGAATTCTTTGATGTTTTCTAAGATCACCTTTGTGggaaaagcatttgtcacattcactacatttgtaaggcttctctcctgtatgaactcTCTGATGAGCATTAAGACTGCTTTTGTAGGTAAAACacttgtcacattcactacatttgtaaggcttctcacctgcatgaattctctgatgactcCTAAGCCTGGCTTTTAGCATAAaagatttgtcacattcactgcatttgtaaggtcgATTTCCTGAATGTATTCTCTGATGAGTTCTAAGACAATAtttgtcagtaaagcatttgtcacactcactgcatttgtagggtttttcttCTGCATGAACTCTCTGATGAATAATAAAACTGCATTTTTGAGTAAAgaatttgtcacattcactgcacttataaggtttctctcctgtatgaattagCAGATGAATACTAAGATTGCCTTGCTGAGTAAAAGACTTGTTATATTcgctgcatttgtaaggtttctctcctgaatGTATTCTCTGATGAATTCCAATACTGCATTTCTttgtaaagcatttgtcacattcactacatctGTAAAGtttttctcctgtatgaattctctgatgaatactaagatcACTTTTGAGaataaagcatttgtcacattcactacatttgtaaccTTTCTTTCCTGTATGAATTATCTGATGAATGATAAGACGGCATTTTTTGAGTAAAGcctttgtcacattcactacatttgtaaggtttttctCCCATATGAACGCTCTGATGTCTTCTAAGATCACCTttgtgggtaaagcatttgccacattcactacatttgtaagctttctctcctgtgtggataATCTGATGACTTCTAAGGCCACTTTTgtaggtaaagcatttgtcacattcactacatttgtaaggtttttctcctgtatgaattcgcAGATGAATTCTAAGATTGCCTTGCTGAGTAAaagatttgtcacattcactgcatttgtatgatttctctcctgtatgaactcTCTGATGAATATTAAGACGGCTTTTGCTGGTAAAGCCTTTGCCACATTCACTACATtcgtaaggtttctctcctgtatgaattctctgatgaatactaagatcACTTTTGAGaataaagcatttgtcacattcactacatttgtaaccTTTCTTTCCTGTATGAATTATCTGATGAATGATAAGACGGCATTTTTGAGTAAAGcctttgtcacattcactacatttgtaaggtttttctCCCATATGAATGCTCTGATGTCTTCTAAGATCACCTttgtgggtaaagcatttgccacattcactacatttgtaagctttctctcctgtgtggataATCTGATGACTTCTAAGGCCACTTTTgtaggtaaagcatttgtcacattcactacatttgtaaggtttttctcctgtatgaattcgcAGATGAATACTAAGATTGCCTTGCTGAGAAAaagatttgtcacattcactgcatttgtatgatttctctcctgtatgaactcTCTGATGAATATTAAGACGGCTTTTGCTGGTAAAGcctttgtcacattcactacatttgtaaggtttctctcctgtatgaactcTCTGATGAATAATAAGTCTGTCTttttgggtaaagcatttgtcacattcactacatttgtaaggtttctctcctgtatgaattctctgatgttgTCTAAGCTTGCATTTCTTGGTGaaacatttgtcacattcactacatttgtaaggtttttctCTATTATTGGTTTGCTTCAGCTTGAGTTTTTGTTTAGAGTCAAAAACCTTAACAAGCTCTGTACCatagtattctttttttcttctgtggatTCCCTGAGTTAAACTAATGGTAGAGAACAAATTTAAACAGTTAACAGGGCTTTTAGATTTGCAAGGTTCtctgttgttttcagtttcatgtctGCTTAGGTTTGATGATTCAACAGATGTAGCCCTGAGGTTAGTTTTATAAGGTGTACTTTGGGTGGATTCATGAATGATTTTGCCAAGCTCATGACATTTATAAGATTTCACTTGGATATTCACATGCTCATGGACAATATGCTGAAGGTCTTGATCCAAGATGTTCTTATATTTAGGACACATCCCATgggtctctgaaaaaaaaatgtatttagatATGACAGGGATTAGTGGATGAGTATGACAATATCCCATGTccctgaaaaaaattttaatgtaaattagTGATTCTCAAGAGTAgagctctcaaaaaaaaaaaaagtctttcctgTTTCACAATCACATCATGGATGCTTAGAACAACCTCAAATCTCATGTATATCAAATGACCATAAACAATAGCCTCTATTTCTTATTTAAACACTGTGCTTTGCAGAATGTAAAAAGAATAGGTTATGGAGCATTAAAAGACGTTGAGAAAGGAGCGCGCTGAAGGATCACATTAAAAAAAGTTTCTCTATTTTCTTGTTTATGTTTTGTGAGAGTAACACAGTCTAGCTTGGGTCAGCTAGTAAGTCATTATGTAATCCACATTGGTATGGAACTCATGATATAAAACCTATGCTGTACCAGGACTAAACATAGAAATCACAGGTCTAAAACTGAATAaataagtaacaacaaaaattctCAAAACCAACAGCTCATTTTCTATTTAGAAActtgtgcatttttaaaatttacaagcAACCAAAGACTTTAACGCAACAGTAAAATTAGAATGTTACAACAATTACAGGCGTGGCAATATATTTTCTTGCTCTGAATATTCAATTGTTTTTGAACTCTGatgtttttattaaaagtacatacAATGTTTTAAGAGATTACACCACTGGATCCTCTTCTAAAGAATGGAGAGAAATGTAAAGGAAACACAGCGAACAAGTTATGTTGGTATCCAGAATTTCCCTTATTCTGGGAGTCTCTAGACATGTCAAAGCATTTATATAAGCACACACAGCAAGTAAATTCAAAGAATGAGTCAGGAATTCTGCAAAAAGACTATGCTTACCCACAAAAAACAGATTATTGTAATTCTCCAACATCACATCCATGTACAGTGCCCTCTGAGCACAATCAAGACATTCCCATTCCTCCTGTGAGAAGTCCACTGCCACATCCTTGAATGTTAACTGACCCTGTAATGGAAAAATACCTGTTCATCATATGCTCCTGGACAAAAGTGTTTTCCTGGATAAAAAAGACCTAAAGAATAAGAGGCACATTGTGATAAAAATGAGTCATGGGAAATATTTGAGGACAAACAACATCTTCTAGAAGTGCTATAGAAATGTATCAGAAGTTAAGCATTGTTGCTTTATGAGGCAATGCATAGGATGACATACTATACTGAGTCCATTCCTAAGGTCTCTCTCCTTCATGAATTTTCTGGTGTTTTCTAAGACCTTAGCAACAGATGAAGATGCCACcatcattcattttaaaatttgtatgcaGTTTGGATCctataattctaaattgtttcccagcacccacatgaactATACAGCAGATTTTTATTTCTAATCCATCAaaatctaatgctctcttctaaACTCAACAGGCTGGAGGAATATacagcacatatgcatatattcgGGCAAATATAccaacatacataaaagaaaatgaaatttaattttaataaaggaTGTTACCTAACATAGTCTTAGTCtttattgtattttccttttctctgaaaCAGGATTACATAATAGAGTCATAAACAGCAAGCTTTTAGGTAATATATCATACACATGTGAGGTCTACATGGAAGAATATACCATTATGAATTATAGGGTTGTTATTAACCAGAATCCCAGTGTCACATCACAGATGGTCAAGTTACAATGAGTAAAACTGTACTTCTAAATTCTACAGCTGTCACTCTTGCTCAACTATGTACATTGTATCATTCCTGTCTATAGCTGAGTCTCTAAAATGCTTAGTTGACATCCTGAGGCCTAGGTACAATGCTATACCCTTTCCAGAACAAAGAGGCAGAGAGTAAATGCAGAATTTTTGTATGAGTTAAGAACCACACATTTTTCTTTAGACAGAAAAAGAGTGTGATATCAGTGAACACATTCAACATTTCAAAGGACACTCAGAATCAAGTAAAGGTATTTTATGAGACTATATTCACAACagtaaaatacataaaagaaaaacagtattaGACaacattaatattatttaaagttttttcAAAGTTGACATATGCAATACAGATATTAACAGTTTCATAAATTCCATATGGTCTTTTATTACAGAATAATTAGACATGAATGTGTAAATAAATGTGACAAGATGAAGTAGAATAATTTTCTTTGATCAAACTGTGTTTTGAAATTGAGAAAATTATACTAACTCTTTTAAATACATTATTGCTAGTGAGATTGACTTAAGTGAACATTTGAATCTTCTAATTTTAattatcttttcttctctttctatacACATTGCAGTTAACTACCATGTCTGACTTCAGTTCCAAGAGCTCGATGCTGAATTCTTGGATTCAGGGGCATAATGTGTCATTCTGCATACATAAAAACATGCAGACGAAAACTTATATACTTAAACacgtaaaaaaaaaattagtataaaGAAACAGCACCACAACCCTTCAGAGTTTTCCCCTATGTAATACATAGCTTAGAAGAGAGGGAAAACATACGAAGGATGGAACATTCTCCCATTAAAGaatagaagaaaacaaattaagaGGGACATTAATTAATGGTTGAAATTGCATTGCTTATAAAAAGTACCAAGGCAATACTCTTCAGAAAAATCTTACTAATATAGTCCATGAGCTGCAATGAATAGGTACACACAGTAGTGTGAACAATATTTCTAAAAAGTGAAATaaaggagaaatagaaaataatcatCTGTATATTGAGAACTGACCACACTGAGCACTGGTCAGACTCTCCAGAGACAAACTTATTTCATTTGTCAACACACTCTGTGATAGAAAGTGCCAAAAAGAGATACCAGAATATTGCAATCTGCATCCCCTAACAAACACATCAATTTTACGGCAAGAGAGAACCACATATTTCTTCCATCAGCTGTGCCTCTATGGAGctgaaatatttactattaaGATTCAagacagtggaaagagaggcccattggccgtgcaaactttatctgcctcagtataggggaacaccagggccaagaggtgggagtgggtgggtgggggagtgggtgggggagcgggtggggacttttgggatagcatcggaaatgtaaatgaaataaatacctaataaacaacaacaacaacaacaacaaaaagattcaaGACAGTGAGTATATTCTAATTCTACCTCCCCATAACTTGTATTCGCCCATATATTTGCCTATCCACACCCACAAACTTGTTTCTAGAAACCTGACCATTCCTGAAATGTAGTTTATGTAGCACCTGCGACCTTCATTCCCAACTAATATAAAAGGGTACAAGTTCATCCAATGTAGAAATTAGCCATCAATATATTCTTTGTGCATCATTTGCAATAGATTCCCTTTCAGACCTGAAGGTCTTCTTCAGTCCTTGGAAATTTATGTCCTTACAGTATAAAATCCAGTGAAAATATAGTAGCACAAGGCCGTGCTTGTCTTATTTGAAGTGAAAGATCTAAAGGCTTAATTTTGAACAAAGATAAATTGCAGAAACCAAACACGTTTGGTAACATTACCAGAGGTAGAGAACTAAAATCTCTACctctaaaaatagaaatttttaaGAAATGTAGACAAGACACTGACCTGAGGAACATTTAGGAGAGAAGCATTCATTCTTCTTGTTACTCTTAcctgaaaaattaaaagcaaaaataaattcaagtctGTTATGAACAATGCTAAAccatataaaaacatacaaaaaggaAAATGATACCAGAAAACTTGCCAACATTCCTACAGAAAGGAGAGCATGGAATGATATATTTAATGTGGTAAGGAAAATAACTACATTTTGTGGCCTTTTTCTAACCTTAGTAGGTACCAGGCAAAAACAGAgtacacacacacctgctgtAAAACACTGCTACTCAGAGTTATTACTGCTAAGTTTTCAAGGACTAGAGTCAGGGGCAAATAGCTAGTGGGGACTAACATGGATGCTGAGCATTAACTAGAGGTTCATTAGTCATCACACTAGAACACAGTATCTGACCCTTTGGTCACATTTCATGTCATTCTACCTTACAGATACAGTACATCTGTTTTCCATGTGTATCCTGCTGTCCTGATGTACAGACACAGATTCAATCCATCAAATAtcatgttttggattttttttccaaactgaTAAATCATCATCAGGTCGAGTTACAGCCACTTCCATCATCATCTAAGAAGGCTTTTACATTGTTCCTGAGGTAAAATGTATCTTTCCAATAACTCTTCCTTTAAACGTGAAATTCTTTTCTAAATTGCATGAACACCTTTGTGGGGGAATATTGACCACTGAAATGCATATGAATGCATTTATAAGAAGAATATTACAATGCAGGACACAGCTGTCTTTAAATGGAATGTCCATGTGCT is part of the Mus musculus strain C57BL/6J chromosome 17, GRCm38.p6 C57BL/6J genome and harbors:
- the Zfp820 gene encoding zinc finger protein 820: MNASLLNVPQGQLTFKDVAVDFSQEEWECLDCAQRALYMDVMLENYNNLFFVETHGMCPKYKNILDQDLQHIVHEHVNIQVKSYKCHELGKIIHESTQSTPYKTNLRATSVESSNLSRHETENNREPCKSKSPVNCLNLFSTISLTQGIHRRKKEYYGTELVKVFDSKQKLKLKQTNNREKPYKCSECDKCFTKKCKLRQHQRIHTGEKPYKCSECDKCFTQKDRLIIHQRVHTGEKPYKCSECDKGFTSKSRLNIHQRVHTGEKSYKCSECDKSFSQQGNLSIHLRIHTGEKPYKCSECDKCFTYKSGLRSHQIIHTGEKAYKCSECGKCFTHKGDLRRHQSIHMGEKPYKCSECDKGFTQKCRLIIHQIIHTGKKGYKCSECDKCFILKSDLSIHQRIHTGEKPYECSECGKGFTSKSRLNIHQRVHTGEKSYKCSECDKSFTQQGNLRIHLRIHTGEKPYKCSECDKCFTYKSGLRSHQIIHTGEKAYKCSECGKCFTHKGDLRRHQSVHMGEKPYKCSECDKGFTQKMPSYHSSDNSYRKERLQM